The Gymnodinialimonas sp. 57CJ19 genome includes a window with the following:
- a CDS encoding YbaK/EbsC family protein, with protein MSKSLKRVRRALEEAGVTVEVLEMSDGTRTAADAAQAAGCELDQIAKSIIFRDETNGEAVLFVTAGGNLVDAAKASAVAGVPLGKADAGLIRTQTGFAIGGVSPVGHLSPIRAWYDPRLQDFNVVYAAAGTPRHIFAIAPQTLVDLAGAEAADFTG; from the coding sequence GTGTCAAAGTCGTTAAAGCGCGTGCGCCGCGCGTTGGAAGAAGCGGGCGTCACGGTGGAAGTGCTAGAGATGTCGGACGGCACGCGCACCGCCGCCGACGCGGCACAGGCGGCGGGCTGCGAATTGGACCAGATCGCCAAGTCGATCATTTTCCGCGATGAAACCAACGGCGAGGCTGTCTTGTTCGTGACCGCGGGGGGCAACCTTGTGGACGCGGCTAAGGCCAGCGCAGTGGCTGGCGTGCCTTTGGGCAAGGCCGACGCGGGGTTGATCCGCACACAGACCGGTTTTGCCATTGGCGGCGTATCGCCCGTGGGGCATCTGTCGCCGATCCGCGCGTGGTACGACCCGCGCCTACAGGACTTCAACGTGGTCTATGCGGCCGCGGGCACGCCGCGCCATATCTTCGCGATTGCGCCGCAGACGTTGGTTGATCTGGCGGGCGCTGAGGCGGCGGATTTCACGGGTTAA
- the lpxB gene encoding lipid-A-disaccharide synthase: MKLFLVAGEPSGDRLGGAMLQGFADIDVAVAAMGVGGPMMAAQGMASLFPYEELAVMGIAEILPKYRHLKRRIAETARAVAASEAEALVTIDSPDFGLRVAKLARAANPSLKTIHYVAPSVWAWRPKRATKMARVIDHVLALLPFEPPYMEAAGMSCDFVGHPVVSEPLATAAEVSAFRSAHGLSEGPVVLVLPGSRGSEVSRLVPVFGQALNGVNASLVLPTLPHTRATVEQMTGDWTQPPILVDASDAVQKRAAFACADGALAASGTVSLELAANGTPMVIAYDMNWLTRAIMKRAIQIDTVTLVNLVSETRVVPEFLAEDCKPDAIRAGLQAILQGDSGQEAAMALTMERLGRGQEAPGIRAARSILKVVYPEGGQT, from the coding sequence TTGAAACTGTTCCTTGTCGCCGGAGAGCCCTCGGGCGACCGCCTTGGCGGCGCAATGTTGCAGGGCTTCGCTGATATCGACGTGGCGGTGGCGGCTATGGGCGTCGGCGGCCCGATGATGGCAGCCCAAGGCATGGCGTCGCTGTTCCCCTATGAAGAACTCGCCGTGATGGGCATCGCCGAGATTTTGCCGAAGTACCGCCACCTCAAGCGCCGCATCGCCGAGACGGCCCGCGCGGTGGCCGCCTCTGAAGCGGAGGCATTGGTCACCATCGACAGCCCGGACTTCGGCCTGCGCGTGGCCAAACTGGCCCGTGCCGCCAATCCCTCGCTCAAGACGATCCACTACGTTGCCCCTTCGGTATGGGCGTGGCGTCCCAAGCGGGCGACCAAGATGGCCCGAGTGATCGACCATGTTCTGGCGCTATTGCCGTTCGAGCCACCTTATATGGAAGCGGCGGGCATGAGCTGCGATTTCGTCGGCCATCCGGTCGTTTCCGAGCCATTGGCGACAGCGGCGGAAGTGTCTGCGTTTCGCAGCGCCCATGGGCTTTCGGAGGGTCCTGTGGTGCTGGTCCTGCCCGGGTCTCGTGGGTCGGAAGTGTCGCGGCTGGTGCCGGTGTTCGGCCAAGCCCTTAACGGCGTTAACGCCTCGTTGGTATTGCCCACGTTGCCCCATACCCGCGCCACGGTCGAGCAGATGACAGGGGATTGGACACAGCCGCCGATCTTGGTGGATGCCTCGGACGCCGTGCAAAAACGCGCCGCCTTTGCCTGCGCCGATGGGGCGCTTGCGGCGTCCGGCACCGTGTCGTTGGAACTCGCCGCCAATGGCACGCCCATGGTGATCGCCTACGACATGAACTGGCTGACGCGCGCAATCATGAAGCGCGCGATCCAGATAGATACCGTAACCTTGGTTAATCTGGTGTCGGAAACCCGCGTCGTGCCTGAATTCCTCGCCGAGGACTGCAAACCCGACGCCATTCGCGCGGGGCTACAGGCGATCTTGCAAGGCGACAGCGGGCAAGAGGCCGCCATGGCGTTGACGATGGAACGGCTGGGGCGGGGACAGGAGGCGCCCGGTATCCGGGCCGCTCGGTCTATTCTGAAGGTGGTCTATCCTGAAGGCGGTCAAACCTGA
- the lpxI gene encoding UDP-2,3-diacylglucosamine diphosphatase LpxI (LpxI, functionally equivalent to LpxH, replaces it in LPS biosynthesis in a minority of bacteria.) has protein sequence MRAILAGKGALPRLLLEAGSAEVVGFKGMPVSVVPTVDARFEQMGLLFDELRKRDVTEVCLAGAMSRPPLDPVAFDPLTASKMPLIMKAMGQGDDALLRAVIDVIEGAGFKVVGAKDIRPDLVAPVGLLAGEEMSDRDAARGRAVLDALGPHDVGQGVVVARGQVIGVETLQGTDVMLDFVGRTMPGSRGVLVKRPKLGQDLRVDMPAIGSNTIHNAAAAGLAGVEIAAENVLLLDRDAILKACAETGVSLRAGP, from the coding sequence ATGCGTGCGATTTTAGCGGGAAAAGGGGCCTTGCCGAGGCTACTGCTCGAAGCGGGCTCAGCCGAGGTGGTGGGTTTCAAGGGGATGCCGGTCTCGGTCGTGCCCACTGTGGATGCGCGGTTCGAGCAGATGGGGCTTTTGTTCGATGAATTGCGAAAACGCGATGTCACGGAGGTCTGTCTTGCAGGCGCCATGTCGCGTCCGCCGCTGGACCCCGTCGCCTTTGACCCGCTGACCGCATCAAAGATGCCGCTGATCATGAAGGCCATGGGGCAGGGCGACGACGCCCTTCTGCGCGCCGTAATCGACGTGATCGAGGGCGCGGGTTTCAAGGTTGTCGGGGCAAAGGATATCCGGCCCGATCTGGTCGCCCCGGTGGGGCTTTTGGCAGGTGAAGAGATGTCTGACAGGGATGCCGCGCGGGGCCGTGCCGTGCTCGACGCGTTGGGGCCGCACGATGTGGGTCAGGGCGTTGTCGTGGCGCGGGGGCAGGTGATTGGGGTGGAAACCCTGCAAGGCACCGATGTGATGTTGGACTTCGTCGGCCGCACCATGCCGGGATCGCGCGGGGTGTTGGTAAAACGCCCCAAACTGGGCCAGGACTTGCGGGTCGATATGCCCGCCATTGGCTCCAACACGATCCACAACGCCGCCGCCGCGGGTCTTGCCGGGGTCGAGATTGCCGCCGAAAACGTGCTGCTTTTGGACCGTGACGCGATCCTCAAGGCCTGCGCCGAGACCGGTGTTAGCCTTCGGGCAGGCCCTTGA
- the lpxA gene encoding acyl-ACP--UDP-N-acetylglucosamine O-acyltransferase, with the protein MAIDASANIHPSAVIEDGATIGAGCQIGPFCVVGPEVTLGAGVVMKSHAIVTGWTEIGDDCEIFPFCNIGEIPQDKKFGGERTRLIVGKRNRIREGVTMNTGTEGGGGVTRVGDDGLFLANAHVAHDCIVGDRVIMVNSAALAGHCVVGNDVIIGGLSGVHQFVRIGHGAIIGAVTMVTNDVIPYGLVQGPRGKLDGLNLVGLKRSGVAKADITALRAALQALKQGEGTSFQERARRLGESEEIDSTYVREIVDFVMGDSDRSFLTPE; encoded by the coding sequence ATGGCCATCGACGCCAGCGCCAACATCCACCCCAGCGCGGTGATCGAGGACGGCGCGACCATCGGGGCGGGCTGTCAGATCGGCCCGTTTTGCGTGGTCGGCCCCGAGGTGACCCTTGGGGCGGGTGTGGTGATGAAATCTCACGCGATCGTCACGGGCTGGACGGAAATCGGCGATGACTGCGAGATCTTTCCGTTCTGCAACATTGGCGAGATCCCCCAGGACAAGAAATTCGGCGGCGAACGCACGCGCCTGATCGTCGGCAAACGCAACCGCATCCGCGAAGGCGTGACGATGAACACCGGCACCGAAGGCGGCGGCGGCGTAACCCGTGTGGGCGACGACGGCCTGTTCCTCGCCAATGCCCATGTGGCCCATGATTGCATCGTGGGGGACCGGGTCATCATGGTGAACTCTGCCGCACTGGCGGGGCATTGTGTGGTCGGAAATGACGTGATTATCGGCGGATTGTCCGGTGTGCATCAGTTCGTGCGGATTGGCCACGGCGCGATCATTGGCGCGGTCACCATGGTCACCAATGATGTCATTCCCTACGGTCTTGTGCAGGGGCCGCGTGGAAAATTGGACGGTTTGAACCTTGTGGGGTTGAAGCGGTCGGGCGTCGCGAAGGCGGATATCACCGCCTTGCGGGCCGCGTTGCAGGCGTTGAAGCAGGGCGAGGGGACCAGTTTTCAGGAACGCGCCCGCCGCCTTGGCGAGAGCGAGGAAATCGACAGCACCTACGTCCGCGAGATCGTTGATTTTGTAATGGGCGACAGCGACCGCTCATTCCTGACGCCGGAATAA
- the fabZ gene encoding 3-hydroxyacyl-ACP dehydratase FabZ, protein MTADVQTTADIDLIQRILPHRYPFLLVDRVRDIVPFQSAVGLKNVTVNEPHFQGHFPGVPIMPGVTIIEAMAQTAAVMVGVSADLADKNFLVYFMGIDACKFRRKVVPGDVLELHVEATRGKAGAKVWKFAGRATVEGELACECAFTAMMDIPSEAS, encoded by the coding sequence ATGACGGCCGACGTTCAAACCACCGCCGACATCGACCTGATCCAACGGATCTTGCCCCACCGCTATCCGTTTCTTCTGGTGGACCGGGTGCGGGATATCGTGCCGTTTCAATCCGCTGTGGGCCTCAAGAACGTCACGGTGAACGAGCCGCATTTCCAAGGCCACTTCCCCGGCGTGCCGATCATGCCCGGCGTCACCATCATCGAGGCGATGGCCCAAACCGCTGCCGTGATGGTGGGCGTGTCGGCCGATTTGGCGGACAAGAACTTCCTCGTCTACTTCATGGGCATCGACGCGTGCAAATTCCGCCGCAAGGTGGTGCCCGGCGACGTGCTGGAGCTGCACGTTGAAGCCACCCGGGGCAAAGCCGGCGCGAAGGTATGGAAATTCGCGGGCCGCGCCACGGTTGAGGGCGAACTGGCCTGCGAATGCGCCTTCACCGCGATGATGGATATCCCCTCGGAGGCGAGCTAA
- a CDS encoding OmpH family outer membrane protein has product MLRAAALGLAALAVSAPVGSAQTLAPPAASILVLNQDRLLTQTEFGQRIQQELDAASRALAAENRQIESQLTEEELDLTERRPLMSPEDFRVLADEFDSRVVAIRAAQDAKSRDIQTQSEAAQQRFFEETFPVLLEIVQARGAAVLLDSRTVLLSAGSVDVTDAAIVAIDEALGDGGEDPLISLPGVTPDEQ; this is encoded by the coding sequence ATGCTTCGCGCCGCCGCCCTTGGGTTGGCGGCGCTTGCCGTCTCGGCCCCGGTGGGGTCGGCGCAGACCCTTGCGCCGCCGGCCGCGTCGATCCTTGTGCTCAATCAGGACCGGCTCCTGACCCAGACCGAATTTGGGCAGCGCATTCAGCAAGAACTGGATGCCGCGTCGCGGGCGCTGGCTGCCGAAAACCGGCAAATCGAAAGCCAGCTTACCGAGGAAGAACTGGACCTGACCGAGCGACGCCCCTTGATGTCGCCCGAAGATTTCCGCGTTCTGGCCGATGAATTCGATAGCCGCGTCGTGGCGATCCGGGCCGCGCAAGATGCTAAGAGCCGAGATATCCAGACCCAGTCCGAGGCCGCCCAACAGCGCTTCTTCGAGGAAACCTTCCCCGTGCTTCTGGAGATTGTTCAGGCCCGCGGGGCCGCGGTCTTGCTGGATAGTCGCACGGTTCTGCTCTCGGCGGGGTCGGTCGACGTCACCGACGCCGCCATCGTCGCCATTGATGAGGCCTTGGGGGATGGGGGGGAAGACCCGCTGATTTCCCTGCCCGGCGTTACCCCAGACGAGCAATAG
- the bamA gene encoding outer membrane protein assembly factor BamA, translating to MVLRAFAHFTSHVGRLLAPVFVVLSLVAVAAPADAQSFRFNSFDVQGNIRTNDASVLQVAGIAPGSTVSAGQVNDALQRLQNSGLFEEVEVSPRGNTLVISVVEYPTINRIAVEGNRRLDDDELLAILESTPRRVFSPITAERDAAAIAEAYRVTGRLTATATPQIIRRDENRVDLVFEVSEGSVVETQRIAFVGNRDYSDRRLRQILESTQAGLFHALIRSDTFIQDRIALDRQLLTDFYQDRGYIDFAIQSVTPELSRDRGAYFVTFNIREGQSYRIGNVSVVSQMPGADAAVFQNVINVRQGVRYSPRVIDNVITRMENLASDQGLRFVRVEPRLVRDDANLIVNVEFVISRGERVFVERIDIEGNQTTLDRVIRRQFDVVEGDPMDARQVRAAAERIRATGFFADVQVAGRQGTSPEQVIVDVDVEEQPTGSLGFSASYSTDSGAGLAVNFSETNFLGRGQAVALGFNTTDGSQSFNFSFTEPAFMRRDLALGFSAYYGITEDDDSSAEYTRYGVGTSLAFPLSENSRLALFYNYDHDETSGYDPAADSAILVREADEADTSRVGFTYSFDNRDTGLNPNAGVSLAFTGEYAGLGGDTEFLRTQVRAQAETRVAREEVTLRATFEGGAINALDGGTRLANRFSLNSRQIRGFESGGIGPRDINANNQNALGGNYFAVARFEAAFPLGLPEEYGISGGAFFDVGSVWGLDDTAGTGGTVDDSFALRSVVGVSVFWDTALGPLRFNFSHPLQYEDYDRTRAFDFTVEARF from the coding sequence ATGGTCCTTCGTGCTTTTGCGCACTTCACGTCACACGTGGGGCGGCTGCTTGCCCCCGTATTCGTCGTGCTTTCGCTTGTCGCTGTCGCCGCTCCGGCTGACGCGCAATCGTTCCGATTCAACAGCTTCGACGTGCAGGGTAACATCCGCACCAACGACGCGTCCGTGCTTCAGGTTGCGGGCATCGCGCCCGGCTCGACCGTTTCCGCAGGGCAGGTGAACGACGCCTTGCAACGCTTGCAGAACTCGGGCCTGTTCGAAGAGGTCGAGGTTTCGCCCCGTGGCAACACGCTGGTGATCTCGGTCGTGGAATACCCGACGATCAACCGCATCGCGGTGGAAGGGAATCGCCGCCTGGATGATGATGAGCTTTTGGCCATCCTCGAATCCACCCCGCGCCGCGTGTTCTCTCCGATCACCGCCGAGCGTGACGCCGCCGCGATTGCCGAAGCCTACCGCGTGACCGGCCGCCTGACGGCCACCGCAACGCCGCAGATCATCCGCCGCGATGAGAACCGCGTTGATCTGGTGTTTGAAGTCTCCGAAGGGTCCGTTGTGGAAACGCAGCGCATCGCCTTTGTCGGCAACCGTGACTACTCGGACCGTCGCCTGCGCCAAATTCTGGAATCGACCCAAGCGGGCCTGTTCCACGCGTTGATCCGCTCGGACACGTTCATCCAAGATCGCATTGCCCTGGACCGTCAGCTGCTGACCGACTTCTATCAGGATCGCGGCTACATCGACTTTGCCATTCAATCGGTAACGCCAGAACTTAGCCGGGACCGGGGTGCGTATTTCGTGACCTTCAACATCCGCGAAGGCCAAAGCTATCGCATTGGCAACGTCTCGGTCGTGTCGCAGATGCCCGGTGCCGATGCTGCGGTTTTCCAGAACGTCATCAACGTGCGCCAAGGGGTGCGGTACAGCCCGCGCGTGATCGACAACGTGATTACACGGATGGAGAACCTTGCCTCGGATCAGGGCCTGCGGTTTGTCCGCGTAGAGCCGCGCCTTGTGCGCGACGATGCAAACCTGATCGTGAACGTGGAATTCGTGATTTCCCGCGGCGAGCGTGTGTTCGTGGAGCGCATCGACATTGAGGGCAACCAGACCACTCTGGACCGGGTGATCCGCCGTCAGTTCGACGTGGTGGAAGGCGACCCGATGGACGCCCGCCAAGTCCGCGCCGCGGCCGAGCGCATCCGCGCCACCGGCTTCTTCGCTGACGTGCAAGTGGCCGGTCGCCAAGGCACCTCGCCCGAGCAAGTGATCGTGGACGTGGACGTGGAAGAGCAGCCAACCGGCTCGCTCGGGTTCTCGGCCAGCTATTCGACAGATTCGGGCGCTGGCCTTGCGGTCAACTTCTCGGAAACGAACTTCCTTGGCCGGGGTCAAGCCGTCGCCTTGGGCTTCAACACCACCGACGGGTCGCAGTCGTTCAACTTCTCCTTCACGGAACCCGCGTTCATGCGCCGTGACCTCGCCCTTGGGTTCTCGGCCTATTACGGGATCACGGAAGACGACGATTCCAGCGCGGAATATACCCGCTACGGCGTCGGCACGAGCTTGGCCTTCCCATTGAGCGAAAACAGCCGTTTGGCCCTGTTCTACAACTACGACCACGATGAGACTTCGGGGTATGACCCTGCCGCTGACTCCGCCATTTTGGTTCGGGAGGCCGACGAAGCAGACACCTCTCGCGTAGGCTTCACCTATAGCTTCGACAACCGCGACACGGGCCTGAATCCCAACGCGGGCGTCTCCTTGGCCTTCACCGGCGAATACGCTGGCTTGGGCGGCGATACCGAGTTCCTGCGCACGCAAGTGCGCGCTCAGGCGGAAACGCGGGTCGCTCGGGAAGAAGTTACCCTGCGCGCCACGTTTGAAGGCGGCGCGATCAATGCCTTGGACGGCGGCACACGTCTGGCCAACCGGTTCAGCCTGAACTCCCGTCAAATTCGCGGCTTTGAAAGCGGCGGCATCGGGCCACGGGACATTAACGCGAACAACCAGAACGCCCTTGGCGGTAACTACTTCGCCGTGGCTCGGTTTGAGGCGGCGTTCCCCCTCGGTCTGCCAGAGGAATACGGGATATCCGGCGGCGCGTTCTTTGACGTCGGCTCCGTCTGGGGATTGGATGATACGGCGGGCACCGGCGGCACGGTAGACGACAGCTTCGCGCTGCGCTCGGTGGTTGGTGTGTCGGTCTTCTGGGACACGGCCCTTGGCCCGCTACGGTTCAACTTCTCGCACCCCTTGCAGTACGAGGATTACGATCGCACCCGGGCCTTTGACTTCACGGTCGAGGCGCGTTTCTAA
- the rseP gene encoding RIP metalloprotease RseP — protein sequence MEFLPAFGNFGFTLLAFVAALSIIVAIHEYGHYIVGRWSGIHAEVFSIGFGPVLWSGVDQHGTRWQLAALPFGGYVKFLGDANAASAGADGEALGEMDAAERRRTMPGAPLWARAATVAAGPIFNFILSILIFAGVLLVNGRAADEAIVGGLIPVPEQISVLEQGDLITAIEGEPVGSLTDVYELSRSLDPQQTVTYDIVRDDAPMQVEAAFPLLPIVGSVAPQSAAIAAGIAEGDVIMSVDGAPIYGFSQLRDAVDASEGTELDLSVWRDGDMLELTLAPRSTDLPTAEGTFETRWLIGITGGLIFEPETVSVGPWDALTSGARQTWFVVNSSLSGLKHIITGAISTCNLQGPLGIAETSGAAASQGLDNFIWFIAVLSTAVGLLNLFPIPVLDGGHLVFHAYEAVAGKPPSDKVLKVFMMVGLVLLLSLMAFALTNDIFCP from the coding sequence ATGGAATTCCTCCCCGCTTTCGGCAACTTCGGTTTCACCCTTCTGGCCTTTGTTGCGGCCCTGTCGATCATCGTGGCGATCCACGAATATGGTCACTACATCGTGGGCCGCTGGTCGGGCATCCATGCCGAGGTGTTCTCGATCGGGTTCGGACCTGTGTTGTGGTCGGGCGTGGACCAGCACGGCACGCGCTGGCAGTTGGCGGCGCTGCCCTTTGGCGGTTACGTGAAATTTCTGGGCGATGCCAATGCGGCGTCAGCCGGGGCTGATGGTGAAGCATTGGGCGAGATGGACGCGGCGGAGCGTCGTCGCACCATGCCCGGCGCGCCCCTTTGGGCCCGGGCTGCCACCGTGGCGGCGGGGCCGATCTTCAACTTTATCCTGTCGATCCTGATCTTTGCTGGCGTGCTGTTGGTCAATGGCCGCGCCGCCGATGAGGCGATTGTCGGAGGCCTCATCCCCGTGCCCGAACAGATTTCGGTGCTGGAGCAGGGCGATCTGATTACCGCGATTGAAGGGGAGCCTGTTGGCTCTTTGACCGATGTCTACGAGCTGAGCCGCTCTCTCGATCCACAGCAGACGGTGACTTACGATATCGTGCGCGATGACGCCCCGATGCAGGTCGAAGCCGCGTTCCCGCTTCTGCCCATCGTCGGATCAGTGGCGCCGCAATCGGCGGCTATCGCGGCGGGCATTGCCGAGGGCGATGTGATCATGTCGGTGGACGGCGCGCCGATTTATGGTTTCTCTCAACTGCGCGACGCGGTGGATGCCTCGGAAGGGACGGAACTGGACCTGAGCGTTTGGCGCGACGGCGACATGCTGGAGCTGACCCTTGCGCCGCGCTCCACCGATCTGCCCACCGCAGAGGGCACGTTCGAGACCCGCTGGCTGATCGGCATTACCGGGGGCCTGATTTTTGAGCCTGAAACAGTGTCCGTCGGCCCCTGGGATGCACTTACATCGGGGGCGCGTCAGACGTGGTTCGTGGTTAATTCGTCTTTGTCGGGCCTCAAGCACATCATCACCGGCGCGATTTCGACCTGTAACCTGCAAGGCCCCCTGGGGATTGCGGAAACCTCCGGGGCGGCGGCGTCCCAAGGCTTGGACAACTTCATCTGGTTCATTGCCGTGCTGTCCACCGCCGTGGGCCTGCTTAACCTGTTCCCGATCCCGGTGCTGGATGGCGGCCACCTTGTTTTCCACGCCTATGAGGCGGTGGCGGGCAAGCCCCCTTCGGACAAGGTGCTGAAGGTGTTCATGATGGTGGGTCTTGTGCTGTTGCTGTCGCTGATGGCGTTTGCGCTGACCAACGACATCTTCTGCCCCTAA
- the dxr gene encoding 1-deoxy-D-xylulose-5-phosphate reductoisomerase, whose protein sequence is MKRVSIFGATGSIGQNTLDLIARDPGAYDVVALTGARNIAQLAADARRVSASIAVTAEEDLLPDLRAALEGSGIEAAAGPKALLEAADRPADWIMSAIVGAAGLAPGFRALRHGTTLALANKESLVTAGPLLLAEAAKHGATILPVDSEHSAVFQALVGEDMAAVERIIITASGGGLRDWPEAALANASPADAGAHPNWDMGQRITIDSASMFNKAMELIETKEFFGVRPSQIETVVHPQSLIHALVGFNDGALMAHLGPPDMRHAIGYALNYPDRAHLPVARLDLAQIATLEFHAPSPTRYPALAIAAQVMETGGTSGCIFNAAKEIALDGFLAGQIGFMDMAGIVADTLDAMSSQGSLSIAPQSLEDVLKTDQIARDMAKRIITSRFEQKENA, encoded by the coding sequence ATGAAGCGGGTCAGCATTTTCGGGGCGACAGGCTCCATCGGCCAGAACACCCTTGATCTGATCGCCCGCGATCCGGGCGCCTATGATGTCGTGGCCCTGACCGGCGCGCGCAACATCGCGCAACTCGCCGCAGATGCGAGGAGGGTTTCGGCGAGCATCGCCGTAACAGCCGAGGAGGATCTGCTGCCCGATCTGCGCGCCGCGCTGGAGGGCTCGGGCATCGAGGCCGCCGCAGGCCCCAAAGCCCTGCTGGAGGCCGCCGACCGCCCCGCCGATTGGATCATGTCCGCCATCGTGGGCGCAGCCGGTCTTGCGCCGGGGTTCCGTGCCCTGCGCCATGGCACCACGCTTGCGCTGGCCAACAAGGAAAGCCTTGTCACCGCAGGGCCGCTTCTGCTGGCGGAAGCTGCCAAGCACGGGGCCACGATCCTGCCTGTCGATTCCGAGCATTCCGCCGTTTTCCAGGCGCTGGTGGGCGAGGACATGGCCGCGGTCGAGCGGATCATCATCACCGCCTCGGGCGGCGGTTTGCGCGATTGGCCCGAGGCCGCGCTGGCCAATGCCAGCCCCGCGGATGCGGGCGCCCATCCCAATTGGGACATGGGGCAGCGGATCACGATCGACAGCGCCTCTATGTTCAACAAGGCGATGGAGCTGATTGAAACGAAAGAGTTTTTCGGCGTCCGGCCTTCACAGATCGAGACCGTTGTTCACCCGCAATCGCTGATCCACGCCCTTGTAGGTTTCAACGACGGCGCGTTAATGGCGCACCTTGGCCCGCCCGACATGCGCCACGCCATTGGCTACGCGCTCAACTACCCCGATCGCGCCCATTTGCCCGTCGCCCGCCTCGACCTTGCCCAGATCGCGACGCTTGAATTCCACGCCCCGTCGCCCACCCGCTACCCCGCGCTGGCCATTGCCGCGCAGGTGATGGAGACCGGCGGCACCAGCGGGTGTATCTTCAACGCCGCCAAGGAAATCGCCCTGGATGGATTCCTTGCAGGCCAGATCGGTTTCATGGATATGGCAGGCATCGTGGCCGACACCCTTGACGCGATGTCGTCACAGGGCAGCCTTTCAATTGCCCCACAAAGCCTTGAGGACGTCCTCAAGACTGACCAAATAGCCAGAGACATGGCTAAACGCATAATCACGTCCCGGTTCGAGCAAAAAGAGAACGCTTAA